A segment of the Corylus avellana chromosome ca2, CavTom2PMs-1.0 genome:
TTTTTGCAGCCAAAGTATTCCAGCAAATTTCAATGGCTTGAACTCCCTTTCATCCCTCTCATTGACAAATACAAGTTTAAGTCAAGAGAATGTGGATAACATTTTGAATGGTTGCCCATCTTTAGAATGGTTTACTATGAACAAATGCCGTTGTCCATTGCTTTTGAAATTATCTAGTGGATGTCGGTTTCTCAGGCTGAGACACTTGAGGATATTTCGTTGCGATCCTTTAGAAAAAGTTGAAATTCATGACGCCATGAGTATTGCATCAATTGAGTACGACGCAAAGATGTTTGGGCAGGTCTTGTTAAAGAACTGTGCACAACTTGTTAGAATATGTACGACTTTTACTCTTCCAAATTTGCAATATGATCCTGGAACTCAAATGACATATATCCTTGGCACACTTGCAAAAGACTATCCTCTACTTGAGACTTTATTAGTGGTCATTCCATTGGTCCAGGTATTGgcacaacaaaattttttagttGAATTTTTTGTCATCATTGAATATTATGTCTCTAGATAattatttctttccattttctttcagATTGATATAATACCTAAGCACTTAACCACATTTACTAGACTCAAGCTGTTGAAGCTATTAGGTGTAAGATTTAGAAAAATCCTGCTGGACCTGACCTCTGCTTTTTTGGAGGCGGCTCCTTCATTGGTTGAACTTGAAATGGATGTAAGTTATCTTATATCACAAGCACATTTTTATTGGGTTGTTGAGTTGCACATGCCTTTTTGTTCCTTGGAGGAGTATtcatcaaaaatattttggagTCTCACGGCTTGGAcaaatatttgtgttttgtaATTGGATTGATGGAAGTATTGGTTCTTAAGGTAACAAGGCGGAGACTTAGTTTCGCGATTTATTACACTTTTCTTCACACCACTATCTgaaagattttcttttaaacGTGGATTTCACCTATTGTTTCTATGACATCAAGAAGGATTTGTCGCAAAGATATTTTTAGGGTATAATTTCCAATGCACTATGTATTCACTTTCTTGGAAGGATTCGTGATTGGAGAGTGGAAATGATTATTAGTGATTTCATTGCCGACTTACTAAATTTAGGCTGAAAGCTAactgaaaaaaacaaaaaacttggtTTACTAGCTTTGAGTTAATAGCACCTACTGTTTAGTATTATATTAGCAAGGATTTGTAGTGAAAGCTTATTTATGTTTtgcttctttcttgtttttagcTTCAACTTCCCTGCACCGATGAAGAGAAAATAGAGCACCAAAAGATAGTCGATGGAGCAGATTACACAGAGCACAAAAAGATACCTCTTAAAGAATATCGTCAACATCAATGTCTGAAGGAAGTAGTGCTACGTGGATTTTGTGGTTATCCAATTCAATTTGACCTTGCGGTACTTCTGCTAAAAAATGCTCATCTTCTTGAGAAGATGAGAATTGTTCGAGAAGTAACAGTTTATTCAGGCGACGGTGAATGTTTGGTTGTTGACTTATACAAAGATGGAATCAAACAAGAGcaaattctcaaaattttggGTCCAAAGGTGCCATTTACTGTTAATTTAGTACTTGAgtgatattttttgttattatttcgtGGAGGGAAATGtacatgaaaaataaagaattgggtcttttagttttacttagattttttagttttatttgtaattcagTAATGGGCTTGACCCAAAGTCTGTCAAGTTAGGGTTAACGTTTTTGTCCGTCTATTCAAATGTTCTTTTATAATAGTTTTGAAATGAATgaagaattataatttttgagtgaaattgagatgtgatttttttgattAAGGCGCGACTCCTTTTGTCTTTGGCGGTGAGACTCCGCCAAACTTCGTTGTTGGCCGGTTAATGTATCTTAAAATCAAGTTTATTCTCAGATAAATAATTATGtattaacatttattttctaatatctgattttatttcttacaactgaagaaaaaaaggaagagggtACGATCAACATGCTTTAAGAATCCTCTTAACAGCCTTTAACTTGGAGTACAACCTGGAACATAGGATTGCCATCAACATCAAATTGCCAGCCCTGCTCTACTCACGACAagaactcaacatgatcttcccaaaaattaaagaacttAATACGGTTTTGGACCAAAACTCTAAATTTTCCGAACTAAAATGACAGCAAGGAAATGATCAGAGGCACCTCCTTCCTGGGACTCCACAAACATTTGACTATAACTAATGAGCCATTCTTCATTAGCCATAACTCGATAAAGTTTATGAGCAAAAAACTGATCAAAAGTCAACTCCTTTAAGGGTGTCCACGATTCTTCGTATAATCGctttttagtttgattttggaatttttctaatgtaatcttttagttttgctTGTGTCTTTTTGCTTCCTTGTAAAAGATTGTTAGTATGGACCCCTCTGGCTTTTGGTTgtcttgttttttaataaattcgTACTTATCGAATAAAACAATAGTTAAATACCTTTTTGCCCCCTTATggtttaaaaactttattttttgcccccttaggatttagtttttatcacaggaaATACCTCCGTCAAAGTTCCAtccaaaaattgatgaaatCTACGTCAGCATTTCTAAAATcttgacatgtgtccatatacaaaattaatatatatattaaaaaaaaattttgaaaaccccCATTTTGCCTTagagggtggccggccacccccagccaccCTTCTTTCACCCTTATGTCGCTCTTCGATCTTTTACCCTTCGTAATCTCTAAGAAAATGAGAAAGTGCATTTCAATCCACATGGGTCAGGCCGATAATGCCTGCTGGGAACTCTACTCCCTTGAGCATGGCATTAAGGTGAGATATTCACTCATTGGCTTCATTTATTTTGTCATtcatttccttttgatttttgtccgcacaagagggg
Coding sequences within it:
- the LOC132169481 gene encoding putative F-box/LRR-repeat protein At5g54820, producing the protein MERKREEIRPEGSVNYIPKYCFGFSVPEIDSAPVADLTGRLPEDILSSIISLISMREAATTSILSKRWRYLSKTSSNLDLDPKNMLGYFLSLNHFKSQHPQWKEKQRGRFVRWANHILELYVGKKVDSFRVEYPLGSDHGCDVDRWIQFAIDMQVQNLSINLFEHHLSDLSRELYKFPYWLFDQAGTQSKIKHLSLNFCSQSIPANFNGLNSLSSLSLTNTSLSQENVDNILNGCPSLEWFTMNKCRCPLLLKLSSGCRFLRLRHLRIFRCDPLEKVEIHDAMSIASIEYDAKMFGQVLLKNCAQLVRICTTFTLPNLQYDPGTQMTYILGTLAKDYPLLETLLVVIPLVQIDIIPKHLTTFTRLKLLKLLGVRFRKILLDLTSAFLEAAPSLVELEMDLQLPCTDEEKIEHQKIVDGADYTEHKKIPLKEYRQHQCLKEVVLRGFCGYPIQFDLAVLLLKNAHLLEKMRIVREVTVYSGDGECLVVDLYKDGIKQEQILKILGPKVPFTVNLVLE